A genomic stretch from Lathyrus oleraceus cultivar Zhongwan6 chromosome 2, CAAS_Psat_ZW6_1.0, whole genome shotgun sequence includes:
- the LOC127118751 gene encoding F-box protein FBW2 → MEVATADIRRWDELIPDTLGVIFTKLPLRERLTVIPRVCKSWASAVNGPYCWQEIDIYDWCTRCEPRHIERMVEMLITRSSGSIRKLCASGLQTERIFTFIAENAGSLKNLRLPRCDVNDFAVEQMTRKLSMICILDLSYCIRIGSNAIETIGKNCKRLEVFCRNMHPLDTSGKPLEDAEAFAVASTMPKLKSLEMTYNLITNEGVYQILSLCPNLEHLDLRGCWGVKLDDMYVKQSFPKLNVLGPQVSGYYEREECSDISDSSDSEYDDSDMDEYDFYDDESDDGMWYHDGRIDELEFRVYEGGIEDAAMYWPPSP, encoded by the exons ATGGAAGTGGCTACTGCTGATATTCGTCGTTGGGACGAGTTGATTCCGGATACTTTAGGGGTGATTTTCACCAAACTTCCGCTCCGGGAAAGATTGACTGTGATTCCGAGGGTCTGTAAATCGTGGGCTAGTGCTGTTAATGGACCTTACTGTTGGCAAGAGATAGACATTTATGACTGGTGTACTCGCTGCGAGCCTCGCCACATTGAGAGGATGGTTGAGATGCTCATAACTAGAAGCTCTGGATCGATCCGGAAACTCTGTGCTTCTGGTCTCCAGACTGAGAGAATTTTCACTTTCATTGCTGAAAA TGCTGGATCTCTAAAAAACTTGCGTCTGCCGAGATGCGATGTGAATGATTTTGCAGTGGAACAGATGACCAGAAAGCTTTCAATGATTTGCATCTTAGATTTGAGCTACTGCATCAGAATCGGTAGCAACGCTATAGAGACAATCGGCAAGAACTGCAAACGCTTAGAAGTTTTCTGTCGTAATATGCATCCCTTAGACACTTCAGGAAAGCCCTTAGAAGACGCTGAAGCATTTGCAGTTGCCTCGACTATGCCAAAGCTGAAAAGTCTCGAAATGACTTACAATCTGATCACCAACGAAGGTGTTTACCAAATCCTCTCGCTCTGTCCTAACCTCGAGCATTTGGATTTGCGGGGTTGTTGGGGTGTGAAACTCGACGACATGTACGTGAAGCAGAGTTTTCCGAAACTTAACGTTTTAGGGCCTCAAGTTTCGGGCTATTACGAGAGGGAGGAATGCTCGGATATCTCTGATTCTTCCGACTCGGAGTATGATGATAGTGATATGGACGAGTATGATTTCTATGATGACGAGAGCGATGACGGAATGTGGTATCATGATGGAAGGATCGACGAGCTCGAGTTTAGGGTTTATGAAGGAGGGATTGAAGATGCTGCAATGTATTGGCCTCCATCTCCATGA